The genomic interval attgcagaccgcctgaatgcgtaagtagtgcacaattacacactcaccgctccgctgaaacatcacaattacaattcaaatatttaattcacatctccaaaaatgcagttgtactgtaattatgaaacggttaaatttttaattgaaatgcactgcagatatgagtgaaattgtgtaaagtaactccatcacactgtataaagctatgataaattttttgatatttttactgaaaacaagacaaaaataccaagtaattttttgcagtgtgactccattaaatgtgtgtgtgtgtgtgtgtgtgtgtgtgtgtagattaaacatgaacgggccaaaacggacatggcagcaggtcaaaatcaaatacaagaacattctgcagaatggtatggtccctgactaatatttaacaaagcacaagcatatattgtacccagaaggtgcctgctcacacattgtctgtactgttttagcagtgaaaaagaatacccacagacaaggcacgggtggtgggtcaccaaaggctgaccttaccccagcagaggacatggccttggagctaaataaaggcaggcccgtcttagaggggatccctggggggaaagagacgagcataggttcctcccaagatgccacccgcttcattcaaggtatgtccttccatctctacatgggatacaaccacattcatattgaatcaatttggactgtctgactttggtttacctattgccttgcagtgtctggcagcactgtgttcctgttagagccaccagcacaagcaccagacgatgctgatccagtgagtactccatcaaaggcatactgtaggcctggcatgtcttgtctactagcttcaatatgaatccgattaaatgtgatagggtgaaggccccagtgcagcagcaacagcacatgatggagacgatgatgaggaggagaccatctctctggattccagaaggcatgaggtatcatgttaagactgtgaaagtactatttactctacaatggtgaggagtcctcatcaaaatcaaaaaatctaatttattttacaggacccagatgctatacagtgggaaaaccagcctggcaacatagtgcgtattaataaaaggacaccacatcctgccaaattccagctgcgctaattgtattgtgttcacagagctcacaagctatcagaaagttgtatggcaaccacctccggcgccaaatagaactggcagacatagacattcagtacaagaagaaaaagatggaaaatcttgcactggagtccgaaataaaaaagaggacaattaggaaactggaccttgaaataaaaaaacttgagagggaggtgagatatgccttcaatgtatgctaactgtaacacaaatgtattaatcattatttttctttcctcccccagctccaagaagatgacacagctcaaaataaaaattaggtatattctcgtaaagtcaagtgagccatgacatatgagctcttattgtgagcacacaggacggtggcatctttctaaggttttttttattttcccagcaatcagtacaaccaagtcatcgttataaggcatcgccctcttttgcccacccccccagcaccaggtgtggccactagcctatatgaaggcccaaaattgtgtgttcctttctgctctgacaatggcatgcccattcgtgcgagatgtggtggatgaagaagcacttgtgctgaggagagccttcaggcgagaaagggtcttcagggaccggttggacccactggccttccctgatgaccatctatatgaaagatacaggttttctgcagatggcatcaggtatctatgcagactactgggtcccaggattaagcaccgcactgcacggagccatgcactgagtgtggagcaaatggtttgtgtggccttgcgcttttttgctagtggagccttcctgtactcagtgggggatgcagaacagctgaacaaggccacaatttgccgcacaataaggagtgtgtgtctggctatcaaagcattagcagatgtcttcatctccttccctggccacagaagactctgtgacatcaaagaggagttctataggattgcaggtaagaggatctacaaattacaggacaactgttaacacatagtaggatactcattactttgtgtgacaggtttccccaatgtcattggtgcagtggactgcacacacataaggataaaagccccctcaggtggccatgaggccgattttgtgaataggaaatcctttcacagcattaatgttcaggtgaacataactttttgatattgtccattgacgaacactctgcattgccagtgatgtgcattgattggtgtaatattcctcatcttatgatttcagatggtctgcaatgctgactgtgtgatcagcaatgttgtggcaaaatggcctggctcagtccatgactccagaatctttcgggcctctgaaatctatcagtgcctatcacaaggtaagccacacaacccctatttataaccatcatggctgtgtcaagaatatcactgtgtttatgaggtagtaatgatgagattgtgttgacaggtgaattctctggtgtgttgctgggagacagggggtatggctgccagccttttctcctgacacctttcacagacccccaggaagcacagcaggcctacaaccatgcccatgccaggaccagggccagagttgaaatgacctttggcctcctgaaggcacgctttcactgccttcacaaattaagggtcagccctgttagggcatgtgatattactgtggcttgtgctgtcctccacaatgtggcctgcctgaggaaggagagggcccccagagtgccaccagccatggactgggacaatccggcaatcttccctgatgacgacagtggtcggctgctgagggaccaatatgtgttgaattattttagttagtatgtgtgctttcaattttggttaaatatgtcctgcggtggcagaggaatttgggtttttttgggttcgttttttgacgaattcggcctcttatgatgtttgtgcggtatactgtgtgtaatacaaggctgcagggaggctactgcatccattcatttgtctgttcagttgatgtgtatggatttgtcctgcatttattttagtgtgcagacatgcagggtgtgttatatacagacctttgaatgtgtatgtatcattttgtataatatgcttggattctgtgctttccatcttgtagagtcactgtgacttcagtttcgaaaggagctgatggtttacctgctttgttttgtccttattcaataaaggaacataatgttacacattgtgtttttatattcatatggaatgtgtatttgtttatatgacagagtactagggccacactgaagaaaaaggataaagtcatacatttatgaggctggttctttctgcagaaaagctacatattgtttttacagttttgatacttatgacaatgtgatacttaatattctggcacatcagcatgtctttgtttatgaaaccatactgaagtacaatttcacgaaatgccccacatctgtcattttaacaactgtcctcctttaaaacaactggttacaatattatgacttgtgtttttttcccctctgtggccctaatattctatcattttatatatagccttatagtctatgggaaactgtaaattatctaatgatagcaacatcatctaaaaatcattttttatccaaaatcattgaaattaatgatcacaaacgtttaaataataacagtgggtctagttatatgtgataacaatgtatagtgagcagtgaaataactattggtttccatttgtggtgactgctgactgacattagggatgagattaaatagatcctggaatttagcctggtctggagcaggctagctccacagaataaatctccatggtaatttataccataacatatcctcctgccccctatccatctttagtgcaaccggattacggatcaattgagccaggatcaccaagatatcctggcttaatcccttatcctagttttgtgcaacaggccccggCTCTTGAACGAAAGTCGAGCGTTACGCAGCCATTCACCATTGAAATTTCTACCCGAAGGAGCCACTTTGTTTGCGCGTAGCAGTATTGAGTCGAGATCATTTTTCGTTATTTTATTGAAAGAATTATGGCGAGTAAATCTGGAAAATCAAAGTCCAGCTATACAGATCTACATGCAATTGACAGAGAAAGTGACAGATTTACAAGAAGATGTATCAGATTGTGGGACAAGTTTGGACTCCCAATTTGAAGAAATGTTTTTGTATGGAGATGACGCAATTCTCGATTGGTAAGTAACTCTCATGCCGTTGTttgaaaataataccaaaatgatTGTTTCCCTACTCTATATATAATCTGTGTCTGTATGagattttttacatgtattttatcTAAACATGGAATAGAACCAGATCACCAAAATGATTTAGTTTCCCTACTCTATATATTGTCTGTGTCTATTACACAGTCCCTCCGATTCTGATTGGGAGCCCCCACTGCCAAGGTGCCCTTCCCCCACAGGAGCTCGTTCATCTAGccggacccctgctgtctccGGCTCCACACCTACCCCCGCCCTGCCAGGTGTGAAGTCTGTGACAAAGAAGCGGAGATGGGGAAGAGAAACCTGcaatcagagaggaggagggtcatGGGCACTCTGTGCTGGAGGAGGATGTGGCGCCTCCACTCCAATGTCCTGCAGCTATCAACGACTACAACAagagcatgggaggtgtggacctgTCAGATGCACTGATTGGCTACTACAATGTGCTCCACAAGACAATGAAATGGTACAAGACATTTTTCTATCATTTCATTGACATTGCAgtggtgaattccttcatcctccagaaggaaatggctaagagctgtggacagccccacatctcacagctagccttccgaaagctgctcatccaggagcttgcttgCTACAGCAAGTCTACTGCAgcaccttctgtcccctctacctcctctgctCCAACCAGTGctgttcacctgcccagattcttctctgcaggcatgaatgtgcctcagggcaaaaagggcacagtgGGGAGGTGTCAATGTGTgctttgtcacaggaaatgccccatcacctgcaccacttgTTCAGTAaccctctgctttacagcagaaagagactgctattgGGCATGGCATCAGCAGAACAATATTATGTataggactgagggtcttcacaatattgtaTATTATACATTGAatgtgtgtaaata from Salvelinus alpinus chromosome 2, SLU_Salpinus.1, whole genome shotgun sequence carries:
- the LOC139558663 gene encoding putative nuclease HARBI1 isoform X1; this translates as MKAQNCVFLSALTMACPFVRDVVDEEALVLRRAFRRERVFRDRLDPLAFPDDHLYERYRFSADGIRYLCRLLGPRIKHRTARSHALSVEQMVCVALRFFASGAFLYSVGDAEQLNKATICRTIRSVCLAIKALADVFISFPGHRRLCDIKEEFYRIAGFPNVIGAVDCTHIRIKAPSGGHEADFVNRKSFHSINVQMVCNADCVISNVVAKWPGSVHDSRIFRASEIYQCLSQGEFSGVLLGDRGYGCQPFLLTPFTDPQEAQQAYNHAHARTRARVEMTFGLLKARFHCLHKLRVSPVRACDITVACAVLHNVACLRKERAPRVPPAMDWDNPAIFPDDDSGRLLRDQYVLNYFS
- the LOC139558663 gene encoding uncharacterized protein isoform X2, with the protein product MPVKKNTHRQGTGGGSPKADLTPAEDMALELNKGRPVLEGIPGGKETSIGSSQDATRFIQVSGSTVFLLEPPAQAPDDADPGEGPSAAATAHDGDDDEEETISLDSRRHEDPDAIQWENQPGNISSQAIRKLYGNHLRRQIELADIDIQYKKKKMENLALESEIKKRTIRKLDLEIKKLERELQEDDTAQNKN